One part of the Musa acuminata AAA Group cultivar baxijiao chromosome BXJ1-5, Cavendish_Baxijiao_AAA, whole genome shotgun sequence genome encodes these proteins:
- the LOC135674833 gene encoding nematode resistance protein-like HSPRO2 translates to MAASEISPAPSDAKSKVWSTAAALRGHDASAIAAYEHYLRLPELAKLWSSNDFPRWTNESILKPALQGLEITFRFVSLALSDPRPYANHREWKRRLESLAARQVEIIATLCEEEARAGGGAPIADLSSCQGLLSRGKSSQEVWKVPGTSSVVSRTSEASLLPRLATWEKSEDVASKILFQIESQMHRCQFTLGLGEPNLTGKPTLEYDLVVRPSDLHALKRSPGASKDLHNHEDQALCTIQQILESWLFAARELLARVDQRMDDKDWAQAANDCWLLERVWKLLSDVEDLHLLMDPDDFLRLKSQLAIKATSGSEAFCFRSAALLQLTNSCKDLKRRVPWILGVEADPNGGPRVQDAAMRLFHSRRRGEGDNPGKIDLLQALQAVEVALKTFFFAYRHLVATVMGSLEASGNRAVYTPSEALDPLSQVFLEPPYYPSLDAAKTFLGDFWQNELGSGASKTKWH, encoded by the coding sequence ATGGCGGCGTCCGAAATATCGCCCGCGCCTTCCGATGCCAAGTCGAAAGTATGGTCGACTGCTGCTGCTCTACGGGGCCACGATGCCTCCGCCATCGCGGCTTATGAGCACTACCTCCGCCTTCCCGAGCTCGCCAAGCTCTGGAGCTCCAATGACTTCCCTCGGTGGACCAACGAGTCCATCCTCAAGCCGGCCTTGCAGGGCCTGGAGATCACCTTCCGGTTCGTCTCCCTCGCCCTCTCCGACCCCCGGCCATACGCGAACCACCGGGAGTGGAAGCGGCGGCTCGAGTCACTCGCCGCGCGTCAGGTCGAGATCATCGCCACCCTCTGCGAGGAGGAAGCTCGCGCCGGCGGTGGCGCGCCCATCGCGGATCTCAGCTCGTGCCAGGGGCTCCTGTCCCGGGGCAAGAGCTCGCAGGAGGTGTGGAAGGTCCCCGGCACCAGCAGCGTGGTGAGCCGTACCAGCGAGGCGAGCCTGCTGCCTCGGCTGGCCACGTGGGAGAAGTCGGAAGACGTGGCTTCCAAGATCCTGTTCCAGATCGAGAGCCAGATGCATCGGTGCCAGTTCACGCTGGGGTTGGGCGAGCCCAACCTCACAGGGAAGCCTACGCTGGAGTACGACCTCGTCGTCCGCCCATCGGACCTCCACGCCCTGAAGAGGAGCCCCGGCGCGTCGAAGGACCTCCACAACCACGAAGACCAGGCGCTCTGCACGATCCAGCAGATCCTCGAGTCGTGGCTCTTCGCCGCCCGGGAGCTCTTGGCCCGAGTCGATCAGAGGATGGATGACAAGGACTGGGCGCAGGCGGCGAACGATTGCTGGTTGCTCGAGCGCGTGTGGAAGCTGCTGTCGGACGTGGAGGACCTCCACCTTCTGATGGACCCAGACGACTTCCTCCGGCTCAAGAGCCAGCTGGCCATCAAAGCCACCTCCGGCTCGGAGGCGTTCTGCTTCCGCTCTGCGGCTCTGCTGCAATTGACGAACTCTTGCAAGGACCTGAAGCGGAGGGTGCCGTGGATCCTGGGAGTGGAGGCGGACCCCAACGGGGGGCCCCGGGTGCAAGACGCCGCGATGAGGCTGTTCCACAGccggcggcggggcgagggcgacaACCCCGGGAAGATCGATCTGCTGCAGGCGCTGCAGGCggtggaggtggcgttgaagaccTTCTTCTTCGCCTACCGGCACTTGGTGGCGACGGTCATGGGGAGCCTGGAAGCCAGCGGCAACAGAGCCGTGTATACGCCGTCGGAGGCGCTGGATCCGTTGTCGCAGGTGTTCCTGGAGCCGCCGTATTACCCTAGCTTGGATGCGGCCAAGACGTTCTTAGGAGATTTCTGGCAGAACGAACTCGGCAGCGGCGCATCCAAGACGAAGTGGCATTGA
- the LOC135674832 gene encoding coronatine-insensitive protein homolog 1b-like, which yields MEQRRFDRAVSFGISDAALERVMAYVDDPRDREAISLVCKKWYRIDALSRKHVTVAICYSTTPDRLLRRFLNLESLKLKGKPRAAMFNLIPEDWGGYAGPWIRGLVHALDCLKALHFRRMIVSDEDIDALVRARGNVLKSLKLDKCSGFSTDGLLLIARSCKNITALFLEESLIVENDDRWVHELAVNNSVLEALNFYMTELRVTPQDLELLARNCKSLVSLKISECDISDLVGFFRAATSLEEFGGGSFNDQIGEVNKYDVINFPPTLCCVGLIFMGTNEMNLLFPFAAALKKLDLQYTFLSTEDHCQLIERCPNLEVLEVRDVIGDRGLEVVAQTCKRLRRLRIERGDDEHGLEDEQGRVTQLGLSALARGCPELEYLAVYASDITNAALESLGTYSKNLCDFRLVLLDREERITELPLDNGVRALLIGCTKIRRFAFYLRPGGLSDVGLGYIGENSSNIRWMLLGNVGDSDAGLLMFSRGCPLLQKLELRSCCFSERALALAATQLPSLRYLWVQGYRASPGGGDLLAMARPFWNIEFIPPIQVTCDTRGVEAQAQILAYYSLVGRRTDCPESVIPLYPASSVHM from the exons atggAACAGCGGAGGTTTGACAGGGCGGTGAGCTTTGGGATATCGGATGCGGCGTTGGAGCGGGTGATGGCGTACGTCGACGACCCCCGCGACCGGGAGGCCATCTCGCTGGTGTGCAAGAAGTGGTACCGCATCGACGCCCTCTCGCGGAAGCACGTCACCGTCGCCATCTGCTACTCCACCACCCCCGACCGGCTCCTCCGCAGGTTCCTCAACCTCGAGTCCCTCAAGCTCAAGGGCAAGCCCCGCGCTGCCATGTTCAACCTGATCCCCGAGGACTGGGGCGGCTATGCCGGCCCTTGGATCCGCGGCCTCGTCCACGCCCTCGACTGCCTCAAGGCCCTTCACTTCCGCCGCATGATCGTCTCGGACGAGGACATTGACGCCCTCGTTCGGGCCCGGGGCAACGTGCTCAAGTCGCTCAAGCTAGACAAGTGTTCTGGATTCTCCACGGACGGCCTCTTGCTCATCGCCCGTTCTTGCAA AAACATTACGGCATTATTCTTGGAAGAAAGCTTAATTGTCGAGAATGATGATAGATGGGTTCACGAGCTTGCTGTCAACAATTCTGTGTTGGAGGCTTTGAATTTCTACATGACAGAGCTTAGAGTTACACCACAGGACCTCGAGCTACTTGCTAGGAACTGCAAGTCTTTGGTTTCCCTGAAGATCAGTGAATGTGACATCTCAGATCTAGTTGGTTTCTTCCGTGCAGCAACGTCACTGGAAGAGTTTGGTGGGGGctcatttaatgatcaaatcggaGAGGTCAACAAGTACGACGTGATTAATTTTCCTCCCACGCTTTGCTGTGTTGGGCTCATTTTTATGGGTACGAATGAGATGAACTTATTATTTCCATTTGCTGCTGCACTGAAGAAGCTCGACTTGCAATACACGTTTCTCAGCACCGAGGATCATTGTCAGCTGATCGAACGATGTCCAAATCTAGAGGTTCTCGAG GTAAGGGATGTGATTGGAGATAGAGGATTAGAGGTTGTTGCTCAGACGTGCAAGAGACTCCGAAGGCTAAGAATAGAAAGGGGGGACGATGAACACGGCCTGGAAGATGAACAGGGTCGAGTCACACAACTTGGGCTATCGGCTTTAGCTCGGGGATGCCCTGAACTAGAGTACCTGGCAGTATATGCCTCTGATATAACGAACGCAGCTTTGGAATCTCTTGGAACTTATAGCAAAAATCTTTGTGATTTCCGGCTTGTCTTGCTCGATAGAGAAGAAAGGATCACGGAACTACCCCTCGACAACGGGGTTCGAGCTCTCTTGATAGGTTGCACCAAGATTAGGAGGTTTGCCTTCTATCTGAGGCCAGGAGGTCTATCTGATGTTGGTCTCGGTTACATTGGCGAGAATAGTAGCAATATCAGATGGATGCTGTTGGGTAATGTTGGGGACTCCGATGCTGGATTATTGATGTTTTCAAGAGGTTGCCCTCTTCTGCAGAAGCTGGAGCTTAGGAGCTGTTGTTTCAGCGAGCGTGCCTTGGCTTTGGCCGCTACGCAGCTGCCTTCTTTGAGGTACTTGTGGGTGCAGGGGTATAGGGCATCCCCGGGTGGTGGCGACCTTTTGGCAATGGCCCGTCCATTCTGGAACATAGAATTTATTCCTCCAATACAGGTTACATGTGACACCCGCGGCGTAGAGGCCCAGGCTCAGATACTTGCTTACTACTCCCTCGTCGGCAGAAGAACAGATTGCCCGGAGTCTGTGATCCCTCTATATCCAGCATCAAGTGTACATATGTAG